The window CAACTGCTGACACAAGTACCATCACCGTCACCGAATGCCAGATGTGCCACCACAACGAGCCATGGCTTCATACCAACAACAGTGCCATGATCCTCATTTGACGGACCCACATATCCACCACAAGCCTGTATAAGCTCCTAGAGCAGCCTAATCTTATCCGAACCTAACCCAGATCGACACCACCACAGATCAACGCCGCGGACCACTATGTAAAGAAAAGGACAGCAGCGGATGGTGGCCTTGGTGGGGGGGGTGGCGGACGGGGATGGCGACCCTGATAGCATCCTGACGCCGAAGCGGCTAGGGTTTTGATGTCTATTTGGTTGTCATTCTGACGCAAAACACCATCGATGCCAAGTAGGTGGTTTGATCGATCCCTCTCCTTTGAACGAGGATGAAAGAAAGATGAATGATCGGAATTGTGTGTTAATATCCCTCTACTTCACACAACCTTTTGTTTTTTCCCCTGATCAGGCAACTTCAAAGTATACTGTCTAGAGAATGCAAACCATAAACTAAGTTCCACTATTTCATCAAGTGACAAATTGACATGGACGTTAACATTTCAATGCATGTGTCCGTGTCAAAAAGACCACCGGCCGGCCCCTTGCAAGGTATTCAGGCTTCAAGCACGATGGACAAATAATCCAAAAATATCCATGTTAGCTAGGTTTGATTGGTCTACTCTACCAGTCTTCGTTCGTTTCTACTCTACCAGTCTTCTTATCTAGCAACAAGCTACCAGACTATATAATTAGACATATTTAGCTTGTAAAATACATTATCATGTTTGTTTTGTTATATCTATATATGGAAAATATTACGTTTCTGGAGCCCAGAACGCAAATATCTGATCTATTCAAGCCATCCAACGACATGCATTAATTAATAGTTATGATTAATCAATTCTATGACTTGGGACGCTGAATTCTTGGTACCCCAATGTTGCTGTACGCGCGCATAGATTGCCAACCGGTACTACAGGTACAAATCATACAAGAAATTGGATAAGCCCGATCGAAATGACTTTCCTAAACTGTGCTATGTGAGAAAAGAAAATCATTACAAGTCCGTATCTATAATTTTACAGGAGCGTATCGATCGAAGTTCACCTATATATAAGTTCAGGTACAAATCATACAAGAAATTGGATAAGCCCGATCGAAATGGCTTTACCAAACTGTGCCATGTGATCGAATTGGCAGAGCAGCGAAAGGTCAGCAACAAGATACTCTTACGGGGAACTAGCAGATAATAGGTACAAGACAGATGGAGCATCTTATTTGTTGCTAGTTTCTCTTCCATGGGACAAAAATGTGGTCTAGATTCAATAATTTCCGCTTGTTTTAATATCTTCAATTTTTGGTCATGAAAAACTGTATATTTTCTTATAAATAATTAATTTGTTAAAAGAAGAAGCTAGAAGACGGTAGTTCATTTTCTTGGTAGGGCAGTTCTAATTTGTGTTTTTATTTCTTCAATCGTAAGGATTAATTCATTAGATCAGTCAACTATAGTATACAACACGAATAAATCTATTAACGAAATTTTTTCTGAGAATTAGAAAATGACCTCCATTGACTTTTGACCTCATTTCTCTTAATATTTCCTCCATCAATTGATACTCAAACTTATCTCAGTAGAAGAACTATAATGAATAAGCGACTAGATTTACTTCTAAAGGGATTTAGATAGGAATTTTGAAATTCGGTTGTGTAAACACAATAAGTGAGCTTATATGTATGCAGGAGGGCTACCTATATATAAGTTAGTCTGTTAGCTTGAATTGAATTAGATATTTGACATAAGACGCTAATAGATGTAATTAAATCACTAATTAGCCGATGAAAATAAAAAAAACCAGGCCGACGAATTATTTTTTCGTCGGCTAAAGTGGATTTTAGCCGACGAAATTTCCATTCGTCGGCTAATTAAAAATTTTCGTCGGCTATGGTCAACTTTAACCGACGAAATTAAAATTTCGTCGTCTGAATAATTTTTTTCGTCGGCTATAGTCTGTGAACTTTAGCCGACGAAATTTTTAAAAGTTTAGCCGACGAAAAATATAATTTCGTCGGCTAAAGTGCCTTAATTTCGTCGGCTAAAGTGCCTTATATTTGCAGATCTGGACAACAACTCATCTGGGAAAAAAAAACTATACGTAGAACCTTCAAACACAAAAAAGTCGTGAAATAAGATATGACTAGAATGGTGAAATACGTCCACGATTGAAAAATCACGGTATTCCGGTAAAGTCTCGGTGCCGATAGTTGCGGTCAATGCAATTTACCCTTATTATTCACTATGCTGCAGATTTGGTTTTTGGTGTCCGATTGACTATTGTGATACCTTTTCGGAAGCGTAACGGCCCTACGAGTCAAACTCATTGCTAGTGTCATGATGTATGAGCCTTTTTGGCCATCCGAGTCCGTTTAGGGCTTCAAAATGCAGTTTTCTTATTTCCGATTAGAGTTGACCGTTTCGATCGAGCCCTTAACGTTGTCGAATCCAGTTGAATTTTTTACCATAGACATCTTTCGTCATAATGATCATATCGGACGGTCGAATTTTAGTTTGTAAATTTTAGTCATCGGAATCACGTGTCTACTATTTACCGTTATTATTCCCTATGGGGAGCCCTATCGTCGGAAGGTAAATGTCTCAAAATTTTTATATGGGCAGTTGCGTCTCATCTACGTGAGAGTTTTTTGTGTGGAAGGTTTGACCAAACCACGTAATATAGAGGGAGATATAAGCGTTTTCGTGTGATAAGTGACGATAGATTAGGGTTACCCGTTTCGATTGAGTCCTTAACGTTGTCGGATCCAGTGGAATTTTTTACCATAGACATCTTTCGTCATAATGATCATATCTGACGGTCGAATTTTGGTTTGTAAATTTTAGTCATTGGAATCACAACGTGTCTACTAATGTTGTATAACTTGTTTAGTAGGTTATACAACTTTGTGAACCAACTATATATATGAAGCAAAATTATCAAAAATCTCGTGAAATAAGATGTGTTCAGAATGGTGAAAATACGGCTATGGTTCAAAAATCACGTAAATCGGGTAAAAGTCTCGGTGCTGATAGTAGCGGTTAACCCTATTTACCGTTATTATTCCCTATGGGAGCCCTATCGTCGAAGGCAAATGTCTCAAAATTTTTATATAGGCGGTTGCGTCTCATCTACGTGAAAGTTTTTCGTGTGGAAGGTTTGACCAAACTACGTAATATAGAGGGAGATATGAGCGTTTTCATGAATTTATAGACTTTAGCCAACGAGATATTAAAAAAGTCGTCGGCTAAGGTCAAAAATTTTCAGGCGGTAAACCAAATTTGGAGGAAAATTTTCAAAGGACTTTAGCCGACGAAAATATATGAAAAGTCGTCGGCTAAAGTCAAAAATTTTCAAAATTTTCAAAAGAGTTTAGCCGACGAAAATAAAGAATTTCGTCGGCTAAAGTTCTTTATATTACCCAAGGTGGATTGGTAAGAAGTCTATTTCGCCTGCCAGATTTCTTCTCGGCCTAGCTCCGCCGTCAAGCCACCGGAGACCGCCACACTTGTCCCAAAAGACTTCGCCGTCGTCTCTACTTCATTGCTGGATAGGTGGTGCATCGAGTGGCGCCGCCGTGAGAGATAAATCGAGCTCCAAAACTCCGCCGGTTCGGATTCGGTGTCGATCGAATTTCTCCTTCCTTAGGTCACCATTTGGTGAGTTCTATATATGGATAAGTTNNNNNNNNNNNNNNNNNNNNNNNNNNNNNNNNNNNNNNNNNNNACGATATTTAAAGGTTTATTCGTCGCTATAGTATTTTAAATTTTTTTTATAAGGTTTAGCTGACGAATTATGGCTATATTTCGTCGGCTATAATTATTTTTAAATTTTTTATAAGGTTTAGCCGACGAATTATGGCATATTTCGTCGGCTATAGTTATTTTTTAAAATTTTTTATAAGGTTTTAGCCGACGAAACAGACTATATTTCGTTTGCTATAGTTATTTTTTTAAATTTTTTTATAAGGTTTAGCCGACGAAACATACTATATTTTGTCGGCTATAGTCTGGGAAAAAATTTTTTATTACAGACTTTAGCCGACGAATATCTTAATTGTTTCATCGGCTAAAGTCTGGGAAAAAACCGCCGACGAAATTTTTTTTTTCGTCGGCTAAAGTCATCACAGATGAGCTTTTTCCAACGAAATCTTAGCCGACGAATTAAGCTAACAGGCCGACGAAAATTTTTCGTCGGCTAAAGTGCCTGTCCTGGTAGTGAATGTTTTTTAACGGATAAGTAATGAAATTATCTATTTTTTTCTTCTTTTTTTAAATGAATTGGCATTCGGCTACATGTACTCGAATTGGTTACAGGTTGAAAAAAATAACGTGATAGAATATAAGAAGTTTGAGATTTTGAGTATATATTTTGATTGCCATGCATGCAGGATGTGGGAGCTAGTAAGTTATACAACACGTACGTACATGAGTGTTAGCTGTGCTAGAACAACAAAAATATTCAACAATGCATAAAGACACAACTTACTTGAAGTTCCCTGAAAGTAAAAAGAAAAAATGTACGACAATAACTAAAATTACAATGAGACGAAACACCAAAAAAATACATGCAGTTGCCCAGAAATTAAATTTTCAAGAACATATACACACTGATTTTAGAGACAGAATGATTTTATTGCTGAAATCATTATGGATACATAAGTGAATACATATACGTGCGTACGTACAACCGCAACCCCCTCATCTGTAGCAGCAAAAATCTTATTACACATGCAAAGATACATACCCAAAAGAAAAAAAATCAACACTGCAGGTTGATTACACGAACAGTAATAACAATGATAATAATAATAATAATGAGATTGGAAAACATGAGAAAGAAGTAAGGAAGACGCATCCGTGAACAAATAGCAAGTTCCAACACACACCATGCATGGATCATGCTTTGAAGAAATGAAAACGAACATATTATGATCGATCTCATCACTCAGTTGACCTAAACCGGTAGTTGGCATAGGAAATAGTATGCCGGCTAAAGCTATGATGAATGAGCTCCGCCTTGGCCTTTTCCCCTCCGGCAGCCCCGATGGCCGCCAGCAGAGGATAGAAATGCACCGGTCCGTCCGGATGCGCCATTTTGGCGTGTGGATGTTTCTCCAGAGCCTCGTTCACCTCATCGTACCTTCCGTTGAGCAGCGCGTCCTTGACCCAGTTGTCGAACTCGAGAGCCCACGGGGCCACAGTGCCGCCGACGTTGTTGACGATGAGGGACTCCATGTTGTGCGTGACACTTCCGGTGCCGACGATGAGGACTCCTTGCTCCCTGAGAGGAGCCAGGGCCTTGCCCAAGTTGAAGTGATAGGTTCCGTTCTCGTGGGACTGGATCGAGAGCTGGCACACCGGCACGTCGGCTTCCGGGTACATTTGCATGAGTGGCACCCAGGCTCCGTGATCGAGCCCTCGCTTCGTGTCTACGTGGAGAGGCTTGTACCCGGCAGCCACCAGAACGTCGTTCACCATGGTGGCCAGTTCTTTGGATCCCGGAGCTGGGTACTGGAGCTGGTGTTGACAACAGAAAATATAATATTACTACATATATGAGCTGAATATTCCGTGCTCTATTATGGAGATCGATAATGATCGATCAAGTCAATATTATTTAGATCCAATATTATTGAAAGTATGGCATGGAGATCAATGGTGATATATATATGTACACGTACCTCGTACATCTCGGGCGGGAAGTCTTCGAAATCATGGATGGTTTCATGGCGGTCGACGACGTTGATGGAGGGTTCGTTGGTCTCCCAGTGACCGGAAACCACGAGAATATATTTGGGTTTCTCCGGTAAGATCTTCTCCCTCCATGACTTCAAGAATGTTCTGGCGGGTAGAGTGTCGTCGATCAGAACCAGCGGTGCTCCGTGAATCAAGAAGAATGTATCAAACACTTCCTTACCCATCTTCTTGGAATTAAATAAAGATTTATAGTCAATAAAGCTCGATTGGGTTGGACAATGAACGAGCTTTAAACCTCTATATATATAACCAGAGAGCACTGAGAATGTCATCAACTTTCAATTATTTGTCGTTAAAAAAAAAAAGCTTCAATTATTTGTACATGCTATCATATATTTTTTTTATCAAATTTATGATGAAATGAGGAATTCATGTTATTATTTTATCTGTTATTGACATACTGTGAATCGCATGGCATGGACCGACTTGTTTGTTTTTTTTTTCCGGACAAATGAACCGACTTGTAGCTTAATTACTCGATCAATTGCATGTAACGTTTTGTTTTCATTAATTTGGAGAAATATCTAGTTAGTACTGTCGATTCCTACCGTACGTGTCGCATTTTAGTTAATTTTGATTCATAATATTTTTCAATTTCTAGTTAGTACATATATCATAAAAGAGAAATAATGCCAACTCTAAATACCAAAGCTATCGATTATAATATATATTTAAAAAAAAAAAAAAACTGTCTGATATATAATTATATAAAGTCTCAAGGCCCCTATGGCTCCATGAAGTTATTGTTGCTCATAGTATAAGCTAGTCTTGGGTTTCATTTTTTAGAAGCCTTCTGATGTAGTTTTTATTGGTATTTGACAGTCTGGTTCAATAAAGTATTTTTTTAATCAAAAAAAAAAAAGTCTCCATCATGCACGTTACCAAATATTCCAGTTTTTCACCGACTCATATATCAGAAGTGGTGTCAAATCTCCCTCTAAGCTACTGATCTGAAGTACATAGACAGTCTCCTTGCACCTACCAATCTGATTCCAGATCCACAAATGATTTTTGGTTTCTTGTTGAGATATTGGCCTTGTACGTACAGTTTAATTAACACGGTGATGACAATGAGGGAATGAGCCAATATCAGTAATATCAGTCCCTAATCATTGGTAAGCAAAGAATCAACCCTAATTTCCTATCAGCTTCTTGTGAGATTTAACATGAAAATTGAGGAAAAATTAAAAGGATTAATTTCTTATTAATTTGTATTCTGGCAATAATAAAGGATCACAAGGATCACAAGGGCCGGAACCTTACACATGCGCCGGAACCTTACACATGCATTTTAACAACATGGGCACAATCATGCTAACTAAACCTCAATGAAGTGTTAATATCATACTAATTTTTTTAGTAATCGTAACATTTTGTAGCTGATGAATATACATAAAGATAGCCCACCTGCTACCATTCAAGAAAAACAATAGAAGGATGCGGTCACCCACTTCCAGGCATATATTCATTTCAAAAGTAGATCTATAATGGGTAATTATATTATTTGTAATCTTTTTTTTCTTTCTTTTTTTGAGAAATACTTATATGACTCATAATTTCAAAATTAGATGGAATTGTTATAAGTCGTTTTCTATTTGAGATTGTTATTAGAGAAAATGCCCATTTAATATTAATTTAAATATATCATTCCTCATTCTAATGATAATCTTTTTCATAAGTCCATTCCAATATAAGGTAACATTTTTTATGCCCAAATGCACAAATCTTTATTAATGTCATAATAAAAAAATAATTTATGGATATTTTTAAGACAAGTTTACCCTCACCATTTCAACATGCACCTCACCGGACTCCGATCACCAGCCGCCATACTCCGGTTGCTGATGGCCGGATTCCGGTCACCAATTGCCGGTCGTCGGATTCCGGTTACCGGTTGCCAGAAATTTCTTCGATCACCGTTATTGGCCCCCAGTAACTCATATTTTCTCCGGTCGTCGGATTCCGATCACCGATAATTCAGTTACTGACCCCTAGTAACTCGGATTTTTTTCGGTCGCCGGATTCCGGTCACTAGTAACTCAGTTACTGACTCCCAATAACTTGTTACTGACCCCCAGTAATCAGTTACTGACCCCTAGTAACTTGGATTTTTTCTGGTCGCCGGATTCCGGTCACCAGTAACTCAGTTACTGACCCTTAATAATCAGTTACTAACCCCTAATAATTAATTACTGACTCCTAGTAACTCGGATTTTTTCCGGTCGCCAGATTTCGGTCATCGGTAACTCAGTTAATTACTGACTCCCAGTAACTCAGTTATTGACTCCTAATAATTTGGTTACTGACCCCCAATAATCAGTTACTGACCTCCAATAATCAACCTATTTCAACTTAATAATACCAAAAAAGAAGAAATACTAGAAGAAAAAAACACGAGTTATTGACCCCCAATAACTTAGTTATAGACCCCCCATAATCAAGCATTTTCTTCCTCAAGATATACTGTTACTGTAGGTTTCTGGTAAATGACTTTGGCGCAAAAGGCAACAAGAATAGCAAAACCAGCAAAAACAACAAGACAACAAAAAGAACTAAAGCTTGGATTTTATATCATATATTAAGTACCAACAACAAAAAAGAATTTTCTTTGAAGCAAATCCATAACTCAGCTAGAGGAGAAGAATATGGCCATGCGCGGTGATAGAGCTGAACCAGATCCCGGAGATCGAAGCAAGAGAAGAATATGGCCGACGCTGTGATGGAGCATCAGTCACACTGGGCCGGTGCGGTGATGGAGCTGCATTAGATCCCGGAGATTGGAGCAAGAGAAGAATATGGCCGGCGCGGTGATGGAGCATCAGTCACTCGTCCGGCGCAGTGATGGAGCTGAACCAAATCACGGAGATTGGAGCAAGAGAAGAATATGGCCGGCGCTGTGATGGAGCATCAGTCACACTCGCCCGGCGCGGTGATGGAGCTGAACCAGATCCGGGAGATCGGAGCAAGAGAGACGCCGGTTGTCGTGGTTCGGTGGTCATCGTCCAGATCTTCATCATCTGAATCGAATCATCAACGTCGAGGCTTTATTGGCGTCGGCGTCGGTGTCCTCGATGTCGAGGCTTCGTCGGCGTCGGCGTCGCCGTTGAAGATGTGTGTGTGTGAGAGAGAGAGAGAGAGAGAGAGAGAGAGAGAGAGAGAGAGAGAGAGAGAGAGAGAGAGAGAGAGTAGTAGTGTAGTAGTAGTAGTANNNNNNNNNNNNNNNNNNNNNNNNNNNNNNNNNNNNNNNNNNNNNNNNNNNNNNNNNNNNNNNNNNNNNNNNNNNNNNNNNNNNNNNNNNNNGAGAGAGAGAGAGTAGATCAAGAAGCTGGGTTGAGTTGTAGATATTAAGTTAAGGGTAATGTTGTCTTTTTGATAGGAATAATTAAAATGGGTTAATGTAAAAGTTTTTCATTAGAATAGGCTGTTGGATCCTTATTTTTGACTAAATGGGCATTTTCCCTTATTATTATAAGTGGTTGGTACTTGTCAATTTGTCACACACTTATATAAGCTGTACAACGTTTTCCGTTATCCTTGGGATCCGAATCATTGAAGGAAGAAGGTTTCTCCTACAAAAGAAAGAATTATTGAAGCAGATTCGGAGAGACTAGTTTGATTGAGTACTCGTTCAAATAATATCGTAATTGCAGTATTCCCATATGCATGTATTATTTAGGCCATCATCATGTATATACCGTATATAAAAGTCCGAAAGGAAGCCACAGCCCCCAAAGCCTTTTAGCTAGCTAGGGTTTTTAGGAAATACAATCAATTCATGCCTCCCATACAAGGGGTTTCTTATGCTGCACCAAGCCCCCAATATTAATACTTGATAATGACGGAATTAGGTGAGCAACAAGCTAGCTAGTATTTTCTGCTGAAAAATGTAGGCGTCTTCGTACACCATACTGCCTAATTACCAGGCTTAGCTATGTATATATACCAGTAACAATTCGTTAAAACAACTTCATATGAAATCCAGTTTATTTGTCTTTCTGGTAATAGCACTTGCTTTAAGCATTACATGCATTTCTCGTCTTTCTTGTTTCTGGATACACTTGAGCACAGGCTCAGTATAATTTTTGTCAGGATAGAACACCCATATCTACTCGGACTCTTGGAGAGCGTATTATTGTTTTCCTCACTCGTATGTTTTTGGTTTTCTTTGGCTGGATTCCTTTCTTTCATGCCTTAGAGTGCACATATATACTTTACCATAATCTATCATATCAAATCGTGTGTGCATGTAATCAAATTCACATACTTGAATGATTGGACTCAATTGGGTCGTTGTGTCCTTTTTTCTTCTTCTTCCATACTTTTTGTTCTATATATATATGTATGGGTTTTTTTTTACTGCTAAACTTCTTTCATGAAAGTTCTTTTCAAAATCCATATCATATGGAGCCATGGAGGGAGACATCTTAAATTGTTCGTACATAAGTTTTAAGTATTCACTTTCAAGTCAAAAATGATAAAACTACGTACCAAGCGCAGATACTTCCATTTTTGAACTTGTGATGACATTAGCTGAACCAAAGGAAAATGGACTGAGAAATTGCATGTTCTTAAGAGCTTTTATTGCTGGTCCTTATGCTAGCATCTGTGCGCACGAATATATATATATATATATATATATATAGAAGTGTATGTGCATATATTGCATGAGTGGAGCTTAATTTATGTATCATGTATGATTCCTGCAGAACAATAATTTGCTTCACTAACTAACTAGTTGGATCAAAAATAAAAGTGGAAAATTGAGTCAGAAATCTCTTTAATATGTAGGGTGTAAAAGAAGATTTGGTTGGCTGACAATATGTACACCTTTTATATATTTCTAGATACTTCCTTGAATTAAACTATCCTTTCTTTCTCTTTATTTTTTTTTTCCTGCAAATTTACAGTAACAGGTAGTTCCAAGTAGTAGAGGTGTGCAAGATCGATCTACTGTTCAGTTAAGTCCAATTCTCTTGATAATTACAATGATAATTGCCAATGCTCTACCAACATATTTCATGCCGATGTCGCAGTCACAGTTTCCTCGTATAAGAAAGCCAATACGTTGTGGAGGGAAAGGAAACTATAACCATGCATATCTTAATATCGTTTGTGTTAAAGAAGACATGGAAATCTATAAGAAAAGGCCAGATCATCATGTAATTAACTTGGAAGAACCAGTGAGGAAAATAGATGGAGTTTATGATCTGTTTAGTGGAAAAGCGAGTCAGGATGGTCGTGTTTTTAAACAGAACTTTGCAATTCGATCGTATGAAGTAGGATGTGATGGAAAAGCAAGCATGGGGTCCTTTATGAAACGCTTGCAGGTTGGTAGTTTGGTATTCTTCTCTTGTTAATTAGGATCATGCAAAAGTATGTATTAATTTAGAAATCAGAGATTTATTTAACGTACATTGAAATGATTATGACTATTGGACGGAGTGATCCATAATCTGAGTTTTAAGAATATAATGTGGTTCTTTTTTATTATTTGATCCAGTATCTTGAGTGGTCGACGTTCATCATGCCTAACTTTTGTTTGTGTAGGAAATAGTGGTTCAGCATAGCAAGAGTATTGGACTCTTATCTGGTGGTTTCTGTTCAACACCAGAGATGGAGAAAAGGGGTCTTGTATGGGTGCTCCGTAAGTTGCAGATTGATGTGGAACAATATCCTTCCTGGTAAGCCAATACTGGCAACACAGTTCTATTTCAAACTTATTTCCACTTATAAATAATAATATTACAACCTAGCTATCCATCAACACTTAACGGATTAATTTGTCTCCTTTGTTTGAAGGGGTGATATAA of the Fragaria vesca subsp. vesca linkage group LG6, FraVesHawaii_1.0, whole genome shotgun sequence genome contains:
- the LOC101307411 gene encoding 4,5-DOPA dioxygenase extradiol-like protein-like, translated to MTFSVLSGYIYRGLKLVHCPTQSSFIDYKSLFNSKKMGKEVFDTFFLIHGAPLVLIDDTLPARTFLKSWREKILPEKPKYILVVSGHWETNEPSINVVDRHETIHDFEDFPPEMYELQYPAPGSKELATMVNDVLVAAGYKPLHVDTKRGLDHGAWVPLMQMYPEADVPVCQLSIQSHENGTYHFNLGKALAPLREQGVLIVGTGSVTHNMESLIVNNVGGTVAPWALEFDNWVKDALLNGRYDEVNEALEKHPHAKMAHPDGPVHFYPLLAAIGAAGGEKAKAELIHHSFSRHTISYANYRFRSTE
- the LOC101298815 gene encoding palmitoyl-acyl carrier protein thioesterase, chloroplastic-like, which codes for MSQSQFPRIRKPIRCGGKGNYNHAYLNIVCVKEDMEIYKKRPDHHVINLEEPVRKIDGVYDLFSGKASQDGRVFKQNFAIRSYEVGCDGKASMGSFMKRLQEIVVQHSKSIGLLSGGFCSTPEMEKRGLVWVLRKLQIDVEQYPSW